Proteins co-encoded in one Ooceraea biroi isolate clonal line C1 chromosome 9, Obir_v5.4, whole genome shotgun sequence genomic window:
- the LOC105279036 gene encoding ubiquitin-conjugating enzyme E2 W — MENGLTTMAATSPSKRRLQKELMSLIREPPPGVHVDGELAGQNLTQWIVHMEGAKGTLYEGEQFQLQFKFSSKYPFDSPEVTFIGGNIPVHPHVYSNGHICLSILTEDWSPALSVQSICLSIVSMLSSCKEKKRPPDNTFYVKTCNKNPKKTKWWYHDDSV, encoded by the exons ATGGAGAACGGTCTGACGACAATGGCGGCGACGTCCCCGTCGAAG CGGAGACTTCAGAAAGAGTTGATGTCGCTGATACGTGAACCTCCACCAGGCGTGCACGTGGACGGGGAACTAGCCGGGCAGAACCTGACGCAATGGATCGTCCACATGGAGGGTGCGAAAGGCACGCTGTACGAGGGCGAGCAGTTCCAGCTGCAATTTAAATTCAGCTCCAAGTACCCGTTCGACTCGCCGGAGGTGACCTTCATCGGTGGCAATATTCCCGTGCACCCGCACGTTTACAGCAACGGGCACATCTGCCTGTCCATACTGACGGAGGATTGGTCGCCCGCCCTCAGCGTGCAGAGCATCTGCCTGAGCATCGTCTCGATGCTGAGCAGCTGTAAGGAGAAG AAGAGGCCACCCGACAATACATTCTACGTGAAAACCTGCAATAAGAATCCAAAAAAAACCAAATGGTGGTATCACG ATGACAGCGTTTAA